The window GGGCCTCACTCCACCAGTGACGACCCCAGTCGCTACCGCGGCGATGCAGAGACGCAGTCGTGGAAGGAGAAGTGCCCCATCGAGCGGCTGCGTCGCTATCTCGAGCAGCTGGGCGAGTGGACGGCCGAAGACGACGAGAAGCTCTGGGAGTCGGCGCGCGCCGAGGTGCAGGCGCTGGCCCAGACCTGCGAGCAGACGCCCCCACCGCCGCTCAACTCGATGTTCGACGACGTGTACGCGCAGCTGCCCTGGCATCTCAAGGAGCAGCGCGCAGAGCTGCTGCGCATCCATCCGCCCGGGCGCAAGCAGGAGTCTGACGACTACAAGTTCCCGTGACGCCCGTCCGGCGCGCCTCTCAACCCCTTCACTCTTTCAGGAGGTCTGATTCGAAATGCCCGTGATGAACATGGTGAACGCGATCAACAGCACGCTGCGCGACGAGATGCGCCGCGACGATCGCGTGGTGGTGCTCGGTGAAGACGTGGGCGTCAACGGCGGCGTCTTCCGCGCCACCGAAGGCTTGTATCAAGAGTTCGGGGGCGAGCGCGTCATCGACACGCCCTTGTCTGAATCAGGGATTGTGGGTGCCGCCGTCGGCATGGCGCTCTACGGGCTCAAGCCGGTGCCCGAGATCCAGTTCCTCGATTTCATCTACCCCGCCTTCGACCAGATCGTGAGCGAGATGGCCAAGATGCGCTATCGCAGCGGAGGCCAGTACACGAGCAACGTGGTGCTGCGCACGCCTTATGGCGGCGGCATCCGCGGTGGGCACTACCACTCGCAGAGCACCGAGGCGTTCTTCTGCCACACGCCCGGGCTCCAGGTGGTCATTCCATCCACGGCCCACGACGCAAAGGGGCTGCTCGCCAGCGCGATCCGCGGCGACGACCCGGTCATCTTCCTCGAGCCCAAGCGGCTCTATCGCATGCAGAAGGACGAGGTG is drawn from Pseudomonadota bacterium and contains these coding sequences:
- a CDS encoding alpha-ketoacid dehydrogenase subunit beta; amino-acid sequence: MPVMNMVNAINSTLRDEMRRDDRVVVLGEDVGVNGGVFRATEGLYQEFGGERVIDTPLSESGIVGAAVGMALYGLKPVPEIQFLDFIYPAFDQIVSEMAKMRYRSGGQYTSNVVLRTPYGGGIRGGHYHSQSTEAFFCHTPGLQVVIPSTAHDAKGLLASAIRGDDPVIFLEPKRLYRMQKDEVPENEYTIPIGKARLAREGSDVSLICYGAMVPVCEEAAQKAADGGVSCEVLDLRTLVPLDIDALMASVTKTGRVVIVHEATKTAGYGAEISALIAERAIDCLEAPIVRVAGFDTPFPYTLEHLYMPDVARVLDGVKKVTGYS